In the Dyella humicola genome, CCGATCAAGATGGTCGTGGTGGACCGCTCGGTTCTCGATGCCGTGGCGGCCATCCAGCACGACTTGTCCAAGGGCGTGGGCGCCGATCCCGTGCGCGCCGCCTTGAGTGGCGGCAGCGTCGACGCCTATGAAACCTCGGCGGCGGTGCAGTTGATCGAGGATTTCGAGACCAGCGTCCAGCAGGACAGCGCGTTTACCGAGCGCGGCTACCTGGTGAACTCCGGCGAATTCGACGGCATGGATTACTCCCAAGCCTTCGAGGCCATGGCCGCCCGCTTCGAGCGCGAAGGCACGGGCCTGCGCCGCGTCAACTGGCGCCTGCGCGACTGGGGCGTGAGCCGCCAGCGCTACTGGGGTTGCCCGATCCCGGTGATCTATTGCGCCAAGTGCGACGCGGTGCCGGTACCGGAAGACCAGCTTCCGGTGGTGCTGCCGGAGAACGTGGCGTTCTCCGGCGTGCGGTCGCCGATCAAGGCCGACCCCGAGTGGCGTAAGACCACCTGCCCGCAGTGCGGTGGTCCGGCCGAACGCGAAACCGACACCTTCGACACCTTCATGGAGTCGAGCTGGTACTACGCGCGCTACACCAGCCCGGGTGCCAGCGATCAGGTCGATGAGCGCGCCAACTACTGGCTGCCGGTGGATCAGTACATCGGCGGCATCGAGCACGCCATCCTGCATCTGCTGTACTTCCGCTTCTATCACAAGCTCATGCGTGACGCGGGCCTGGTAAAGGCGGACGAACCGGCCACCAACCTGCTGTGCCAGGGCATGGTGATTGCCGAGACGTTCTATCGAGACAGCGCCGACGGCTCCAAGGACTGGATCAACCCGGCCGACGTCGAGATCCAGCGCGACGAGAAGGCGCGCGTGATCGGTGCCGTGCTCAAGAGCGATGGCCAGCCGGTGAAGATCGGCGGCACCGAGAAGATGTCCAAGTCCAAGAACAACGGCATCGACCCGCAGGCGATGGTGGACAAGTTTGGCGCCGATACGGTGCGCCTGTTCTCCATGTTCGCGGCCCCGCCGGAGCAGTCGCTGGAGTGGAGCGAGGCCGGTGTCGAAGGTATGGCGCGCTTCCTGCGCCGCTTCTGGCGCGAAGTGACTACGCATGCAGCCATGCCGGATCATCCGGTGGTTGATCCGTCGCAGTTGGATGCCGGCCAGAAGACGCTGCGCCGCCAGGTGCACGAGACCATCCAGAAAGTCACCGACGATCTAGGCCGCCGTCACTCGTTCAACACGGCGATTGCCGCGCTGATGGAACTGCTCAACGCGCTGAACAAGTTCAACGACCAGAGCGAGCAGGGCCGTGCCGTGCGCCATGAGGCGCTGGAAGCAATGGTTCTCCTGCTCAACCCGGTTGTGCCGCATGTCAGCCATACACTGTGGCAGGTGCTGGGACATGCCGAGTCGGTGCTGGAAGACCAGCCCTGGCCGCTGGCCGACAGCGCCGCGCTGGTGCGCGAATCGCTGACCCTGGCCGTGCAGGTCAATGGCAAATTGCGCGGTACCATCGAGGTGGCCGCCCATGCATCGAAGGAAGAGGCCGAAGCGTTGGCCCGTGCACACCCCCAGGTAGTCGCCTTCCTGGAAGGCCAGACCGTTCGCAAAGTGATCGTGGTTCCCGGCAAGATCGTCAACATCGTCGCAGGATGAAATCCATGACCCGTCTGTTCAAAGCTTCGCTGCTGTTGATGTTCACCATTTCCCTGGCAGCGTGCGGGTTCCATCTGCGCCAGAGCGCGGCACTGCCGCCATCGATGCAGCAGCTCCATTTGACGGTCAATGGTGGTGGCAATCTGCGCTTGAACATGACGCGCGCCCTTGAGGGCTCAGGCGTCACCGTGCAAGACAAGCCGGGCACCGGCATCGCTGAACTGAGCATACCGGTGGCATCGTTCAGCACCGATACGTTGACGGTCAGCGGTCTGGCGCGAGTCACCGAATACACCGTGCGCTACCACGTCGAATTTGAGGTGCACGACGGAACCGGCCAGCCGCTGGTGCCGCGTCAGCGCATCGATATGCAGCGCGAATTCAGCTACGACGCGACCAATACCATCGGTACCACCGCCCAGGTCCAGGCGATCCAGGACAGCCTCAACGACGACATGGTCCAGGCCATCCTGTTCCGACTGCAGGCTGCCACCAAGCATCCGGGTCAGGTCGCCACCGATGCGGCCGCGCCGGCGTCGGCGTCCAGTACGAACTAAGCGAAGAGAGCCTGCCTGATATGCCGCTCAATGCCGCTCAATGGCAGAAGTCGCTGGCGGCGGACAGCCTGCGTCCGGTCTATCTGCTGGCCGGCGAGGAATTGCTGGTGCTCGAAGCGGCGGACGCGCTGCGCGCCCAGGCGCGCAAGCTCGGCTATAACGAGCGCGAGGTGCTGGACGTCGGCAATCATTTCGACTGGGACGACCTGGCGCGTGCGGCAGCGGGCATGTCCCTGTTCGCCACGCGGCGTCTGCTGGATCTGCGCCTGCCCACCGGGCGGCCCGGCACCGAGGGCGCCAAGGCCATCAACGCGTTCTGCGCCGATCCGCCGCCGGACGTCACCCTGTTGATCACGGCGACCGACTGGAGCAACAAGCACGAAGGTGCTTGGACCAAGAACCTGGACGCTGCCGGCGCCCTGGTCGTGTTCAATGCGCCGCGCCCGAACGAATGGGGTTCCTGGATTGGCGCGCGTCTGGCGTCACGCGGCCTGTCCGCCACGCCGGATGCTGCGGCGCTGTTGGCTGAGCGCGTGGAAGGTAATCTGCTCGCTGCGGCGCAAGAGATCGACAAGCTGGTCGTGCTGCATGGCCAGGGCAAGATTGATGCACAAGAGATGGAAAACCTCGTCGCCGACAGCGCACGTTACGACGCTTTCAAACTCACCGATGCCGCCTTCGCGGGTGATGGCGGGCGAGCCTTGCGTATCCTTGCCGGCCTGCACGCCGAAGGCGATGAGCTGATCGCCCTGATGGGCTGGCTGGTGAATCAGTTGCAGCTTGCCCTGCGCCTGGCGAATGCGCGCGACTTCGCTGCGCAGGCCCGTGCCGAGCGCCTGTGGCCGGCACGCGAGCAGTTGTTTCGCAAGGCGTTGCGCCGCGCGCCACGGGAGCACTGGCTGCAATGCCTGGCGCGCGCTGCCCGCATCGACCGCATGGCCAAGGGGCGCGAGCAGGGCAACCCATGGCTGGAGGCGGAGCGTCTTATCGCCGCCATCGCCGAGCCGCGGGCGGCGCAGGCGCTGGAATGAACGTGCGCCCGTTGGCCATCTTC is a window encoding:
- the lptE gene encoding LPS assembly lipoprotein LptE, whose product is MTRLFKASLLLMFTISLAACGFHLRQSAALPPSMQQLHLTVNGGGNLRLNMTRALEGSGVTVQDKPGTGIAELSIPVASFSTDTLTVSGLARVTEYTVRYHVEFEVHDGTGQPLVPRQRIDMQREFSYDATNTIGTTAQVQAIQDSLNDDMVQAILFRLQAATKHPGQVATDAAAPASASSTN
- the leuS gene encoding leucine--tRNA ligase, giving the protein MQDIQDQGSHDQGNEQGYQPQAVETAAQLYWREQRAYEVKEDASRPKFYCLSMLPYPSGALHMGHVRNYTIGDVISRYQRMNGKNVLQPMGWDAFGLPAENAAIKNKTAPAKWTYQNIEHMRGQLQRMGFAYDWTREFATCRPDYYRWEQLMFTRLMKKGMAYRKNAVVNWDPVDQTVLANEQVVDGRGWRSGALVEKREIPQWFLKITDYAQELLDGLDTLPGWPDAVKTMQRNWIGRSEGLEIHFELEDEAEPLTVFTTRPDTLLGVTFVSIAGEHPLALKAAKSNEKLASFLDELKHGGVSEAELETQEKRGMDTGLFAIHPISGETIPVWVANFVLMGYGTGAVMAVPGHDQRDWEFARKYSLPIKMVVVDRSVLDAVAAIQHDLSKGVGADPVRAALSGGSVDAYETSAAVQLIEDFETSVQQDSAFTERGYLVNSGEFDGMDYSQAFEAMAARFEREGTGLRRVNWRLRDWGVSRQRYWGCPIPVIYCAKCDAVPVPEDQLPVVLPENVAFSGVRSPIKADPEWRKTTCPQCGGPAERETDTFDTFMESSWYYARYTSPGASDQVDERANYWLPVDQYIGGIEHAILHLLYFRFYHKLMRDAGLVKADEPATNLLCQGMVIAETFYRDSADGSKDWINPADVEIQRDEKARVIGAVLKSDGQPVKIGGTEKMSKSKNNGIDPQAMVDKFGADTVRLFSMFAAPPEQSLEWSEAGVEGMARFLRRFWREVTTHAAMPDHPVVDPSQLDAGQKTLRRQVHETIQKVTDDLGRRHSFNTAIAALMELLNALNKFNDQSEQGRAVRHEALEAMVLLLNPVVPHVSHTLWQVLGHAESVLEDQPWPLADSAALVRESLTLAVQVNGKLRGTIEVAAHASKEEAEALARAHPQVVAFLEGQTVRKVIVVPGKIVNIVAG
- the holA gene encoding DNA polymerase III subunit delta; amino-acid sequence: MPLNAAQWQKSLAADSLRPVYLLAGEELLVLEAADALRAQARKLGYNEREVLDVGNHFDWDDLARAAAGMSLFATRRLLDLRLPTGRPGTEGAKAINAFCADPPPDVTLLITATDWSNKHEGAWTKNLDAAGALVVFNAPRPNEWGSWIGARLASRGLSATPDAAALLAERVEGNLLAAAQEIDKLVVLHGQGKIDAQEMENLVADSARYDAFKLTDAAFAGDGGRALRILAGLHAEGDELIALMGWLVNQLQLALRLANARDFAAQARAERLWPAREQLFRKALRRAPREHWLQCLARAARIDRMAKGREQGNPWLEAERLIAAIAEPRAAQALE